One Ricinus communis isolate WT05 ecotype wild-type chromosome 1, ASM1957865v1, whole genome shotgun sequence DNA window includes the following coding sequences:
- the LOC8267683 gene encoding uncharacterized protein LOC8267683: MCCGGKMCMLCTCVILVVIAIGLIFGFGVYKNGFHKLKDSIHVSGYDPASSYTAGTGRPFLGYGVPPAPF; this comes from the coding sequence ATGTGCTGCGGAGGAAAGATGTGCATGCTGTGCACATGTGTGATTCTGGTTGTGATTGCAATTGGTCTCATCTTTGGATTTGGGGTCTACAAGAATGGGTTTCACAAGTTGAAGGATTCAATCCATGTTTCTGGGTATGATCCAGCTTCTTCTTATACTGCTGGAACTGGAAGGCCTTTCTTGGGTTACGGAGTTCCTCCTGCTCCTTTTTAG